From Acidobacteriota bacterium, a single genomic window includes:
- a CDS encoding lyase: protein MSGRTVWLVPALLAASAVASLGQSTGSRLHVTIDEWPVPQPKSRPHDPAVAPDGAAWYTGQMNNTLGRLDPSTGNIQEFPLPTPKSGPHGLVADTEGNIWYTGNFAAHIGKLDPKTGRVTEYKMPDPRARDPHTPIFDQKGTLWFTVQGGNFVGKLDPKTGAITLTEAPTPNSRPYGIVVTSKGVPVFDLFNTNKIGTIDPKTMAITEYALPEGARPRRIAVTADDTIYYTDYARGYLGRVTLTPWNVEEFKSPGGERSRPYAITATSDGAIWYSESGVEPNTIVRFDPKTATFQTWPIPSGGGVVRHMVTAPNGDLWIACSGVDRIGRVRIRHKAIGTRHEGS, encoded by the coding sequence ATGAGCGGTCGAACGGTCTGGTTGGTGCCGGCGTTGCTCGCCGCATCGGCGGTCGCCAGCCTGGGTCAGTCAACGGGGAGCCGGCTCCACGTCACGATCGACGAGTGGCCGGTGCCGCAGCCGAAGTCACGCCCGCATGATCCGGCGGTGGCGCCCGACGGCGCCGCTTGGTACACGGGCCAGATGAACAACACGCTCGGACGGCTGGACCCGTCCACGGGCAACATCCAGGAATTCCCGCTGCCCACGCCGAAATCGGGCCCGCACGGGTTGGTGGCCGACACGGAGGGGAATATCTGGTACACGGGAAACTTCGCCGCGCACATCGGCAAGCTCGACCCGAAGACCGGCAGGGTCACGGAGTACAAAATGCCGGACCCGCGCGCGAGAGATCCGCACACGCCGATCTTCGACCAGAAGGGCACGCTGTGGTTCACCGTGCAGGGGGGCAATTTCGTCGGCAAGCTCGATCCGAAGACGGGAGCGATCACGTTGACGGAAGCGCCGACGCCCAACTCGCGCCCGTACGGGATCGTCGTGACCTCAAAGGGCGTGCCCGTTTTCGATCTGTTCAACACGAACAAAATCGGCACGATCGATCCGAAGACGATGGCGATCACGGAATACGCGTTGCCCGAGGGGGCGCGTCCGCGCCGCATCGCGGTGACTGCCGACGACACGATCTACTACACGGACTACGCGCGCGGGTATCTCGGCCGGGTGACGCTCACCCCGTGGAACGTGGAGGAGTTCAAGTCGCCCGGCGGCGAGCGGTCGCGGCCGTATGCCATTACGGCGACCTCGGACGGCGCGATCTGGTACAGCGAGTCGGGCGTCGAGCCGAACACCATCGTCCGCTTCGATCCGAAGACCGCCACGTTCCAGACCTGGCCGATTCCCTCGGGCGGTGGCGTCGTCCGCCACATGGTGACGGCGCCGAACGGCGACCTGTGGATCGCGTGCAGCGGGGTGGACAGGATCGGGAGGGTGAGGATCAGGCACAAGGCAATAGGCACGAGGCACGAGGGTTCCTGA